A single region of the Salvelinus sp. IW2-2015 unplaced genomic scaffold, ASM291031v2 Un_scaffold992, whole genome shotgun sequence genome encodes:
- the LOC139024091 gene encoding uncharacterized protein has protein sequence MPPPRAHPATWASPPAATQPTWPDTSNPTAATMPPPPAHRANMPPPSPTAWPPRTSPHPHRQPTQPHPAAHASTQPTCLTSSPTQPTCLHPSPTSQHASTPAHPPTCLHLQPTQPTCLHLQPHPAPPSHSHAHPQPHPGNMPPASSPTQPHASTSSPTQPTSLHPQPTQPTCSTPPHSAKLHPSPLSQHASTHQPHPANMPPPSTPPSQHTSTPAPPSQHASTPNPPANMPPPHPPSQHDSTPAPPSQHASTTSPTQPTCSTLTPTQPTCLHPQPQHILHPSRTQPTCLHHHPPSKHASTSTPPSQHVSTPAHQQHASTHPPSQHASTPTSQHASTHPANMPPPPPTSQHASPPAPPANMPPPPAPPSQHASTTSPPSQHASTPAPPSNMPPPPPSQHASHHPTQQHAPPPPSQMPPHSPPSQHLHHAPPSQHASTTIP, from the coding sequence ATGCCTCCCCCCCGAGCCCACCCAGCAACATGGGCCTCACCCCCAGCCGCCACCCAGCCAACATGGCCTGACACCTCCAACCCCACCGCAGCAACCATGCCTCCACCACCAGCCCACCGAGCAAACATGCCTCCACCCTCACCCACCGCATGGCCTCCACGCACCAGCCCACATCCTCACCGCCAGCCCACCCAGCCCCACCCAGCGGCACATGCCtccacccagccaacatgcctcACCTCcagccccacccagccaacatgcctcCACCCCAGCCCCACCAGCCAACATGCCTCCACCCCAGCCCACCCACCAACATGCCTCCACCTCCagcccacccagccaacatgcctcCACCTCCAGCCCCACCCAGCCCCACCCAGCCACAGCCATGCCCACCCCCAGCCCCACCCAGGCAACATGCCTCCAGCCTCCAGCCCCACCCAGCCACATGCCTCCACCTCcagccccacccagccaacatcgCTCCACCCACagcccacccagccaacatgctCCACCCCACCCCACTCAGCAAAGCTCCACCCCAGCCCACTCAGCCAACATGCCTCCACCCACcagccccacccagccaacatgcctccaccctcaaccccacccagccaacatacCTCCACACcagccccacccagccaacatgcctcCACCCCCAACCCACCAGCTAACATGCCTCCACCTCACCCCCCCAGCCAACATGACTCCACACcagccccacccagccaacatgcctcCACCACCAGCCCAACCCAGCCAACATGCTCCACCCTAacccccacccagccaacatgcctcCACCCTCAACCCCAGCACATCCTCCACCCCAGCCGcacccagccaacatgcctccaccaccacccacccagcAAACATGCCTCCACCtcaaccccacccagccaacatgtctccactCCAGCCCACCAACAACATGCCTCCACtcacccacccagccaacatgcctccacccccaccagccaacatgcctccacccacccagccaacatgcctcCACCTCCACCCACCAGCCAACATGCCTCCCCACCAGCCCCACCAGCCAACATGCCTCCACCTCcagccccacccagccaacatgcctccaccaccagcccacccagccaacatgcctcCACACCAGCCCCACCCAGCAACATGCCTCCacccccacccagccaacatgcctcCCACCACCCCACCCAGCAACATGCTCCACCCCCACCCAGCCAAATGCCTCCACACAGCCCACCCAGCCAACATCTCCACCAcgccccacccagccaacatgcctcCACCACAATCCCCTAA